From a region of the Streptacidiphilus albus JL83 genome:
- a CDS encoding NUDIX hydrolase translates to MSDSVWKNLGEHTVYENPWLRINLADVELPNGRHLDHYLMRLRPVALATCVNEDDEVLLLWRHRFITDTWGWELAAGVVEAGESLEAAAAREMLEETGWRPGPLKHLLTVEPSNGLTDALHHVYWSESAEYVGHPEDDFESERREWVPLARVPEMVAKGDVRSANAVAALLLLHHMRVA, encoded by the coding sequence GTGTCGGATTCGGTGTGGAAGAACCTCGGCGAGCACACGGTGTACGAGAACCCGTGGCTGCGTATCAACCTCGCCGACGTCGAACTCCCCAACGGCCGCCACCTCGACCACTACCTGATGCGGCTGCGGCCCGTCGCCCTCGCCACCTGCGTCAACGAGGACGACGAGGTGCTGCTGCTGTGGCGGCACCGCTTCATCACTGACACCTGGGGCTGGGAACTCGCCGCCGGAGTCGTCGAAGCCGGGGAATCGCTGGAGGCGGCCGCCGCACGGGAGATGCTGGAGGAGACGGGCTGGCGTCCGGGCCCGTTGAAGCATCTGCTGACGGTGGAGCCGTCGAACGGGCTCACGGATGCGCTGCACCATGTGTACTGGTCGGAGAGCGCGGAGTATGTGGGGCATCCGGAGGACGACTTCGAATCCGAGCGGCGCGAATGGGTGCCGCTGGCTCGGGTGCCCGAGATGGTCGCGAAGGGCGACGTACGCTCCGCGAACGCCGTTGCCGCGCTTCTGCTGCTGCACCACATGCGGGTGGCATAG
- a CDS encoding transposase — protein sequence MRRCRYRGQPKAHLQHVLTAIAVNIERLSSQPETEKPSSSRPPTAFQTFLDQQSIPRSKSWRTLGT from the coding sequence CTGCGCCGCTGCCGCTACCGAGGACAGCCGAAAGCCCACCTGCAACACGTCCTCACAGCCATCGCCGTGAACATCGAACGACTCAGCAGCCAACCAGAGACCGAGAAACCCTCATCATCGAGACCGCCCACCGCCTTCCAGACCTTCCTGGACCAGCAGTCGATTCCCCGATCCAAGTCCTGGCGCACCCTCGGCACCTGA
- a CDS encoding nuclear transport factor 2 family protein, giving the protein MQEDTARSAIDTFISAFNASDDSDVTALLSQALTSDVVFWGPLGRTEGIEAVERFVLDIRRHPAGTGTMTRCSAVDMPDEWARYQWAFTTPDGGPRLAGTDVVHLRRSLIDQVIVFAGEIEPSAA; this is encoded by the coding sequence ATGCAGGAAGACACCGCGCGGTCCGCGATCGACACGTTCATCTCCGCGTTCAACGCCTCGGACGACAGCGATGTGACTGCGCTGCTCTCCCAGGCCCTGACCTCGGACGTGGTCTTCTGGGGACCGTTGGGCCGCACTGAGGGGATCGAGGCGGTCGAGCGGTTCGTGCTGGACATCCGCCGCCACCCCGCGGGGACCGGCACGATGACGCGCTGTTCGGCGGTGGACATGCCGGACGAGTGGGCCCGGTACCAGTGGGCCTTCACGACGCCGGATGGAGGCCCCCGCCTGGCGGGAACGGACGTCGTCCATCTGCGGCGGAGCCTCATCGACCAGGTCATCGTCTTCGCGGGGGAGATCGAGCCGTCCGCCGCCTGA